Proteins co-encoded in one Natronorubrum daqingense genomic window:
- a CDS encoding D-2-hydroxyacid dehydrogenase — MDPIVVLHTTAHGIPAEECSDRLRERLPDADVRQASSRREERELVRDAAVVVGRDLRPELLEAAENLQLFACSSAGVGHLDLETFRERGIAVTNASGVHGPNIAEHVIGWILMITRRLDEGIRRQERREWRHFQAMSDFHDSRVCVVGLGAIGQAILERLEGFGVETVGVRYSPEKGGPTDEVYGFEEIEQALVDVDYLVLACPLTDETRGLIGAAELETLPPNAVLVNVGRGPLVDTDELLSALRNEGLHAAALDVTDPEPLPEDHPLWGLGNVYITPHNSGYTPAYWERVADILTRNLERIDEDGPDADLENQVA, encoded by the coding sequence ATGGATCCCATCGTCGTGCTCCACACGACAGCACACGGCATTCCGGCCGAGGAGTGTAGCGACCGCCTTCGCGAACGACTGCCGGACGCAGATGTTCGGCAGGCGTCCTCGAGACGCGAGGAACGCGAACTCGTTCGCGACGCCGCCGTCGTCGTCGGTCGCGACCTCCGTCCGGAGTTGCTCGAGGCCGCGGAGAACCTGCAACTCTTCGCGTGCTCGTCGGCCGGCGTCGGTCACCTCGACCTCGAGACGTTCCGCGAGCGGGGGATCGCTGTGACGAACGCGTCGGGCGTCCACGGCCCCAACATCGCCGAGCACGTGATCGGGTGGATCCTCATGATCACGCGGCGACTCGACGAGGGGATTCGCCGCCAGGAGCGCCGCGAGTGGCGTCACTTCCAGGCGATGAGCGACTTTCACGACTCGCGCGTCTGCGTCGTCGGCCTCGGCGCGATCGGACAGGCGATCCTCGAGCGCCTCGAGGGCTTCGGCGTCGAGACGGTCGGCGTTCGGTATTCGCCGGAGAAAGGCGGCCCGACGGACGAGGTCTACGGTTTCGAAGAGATCGAGCAGGCGCTGGTCGACGTCGACTACCTCGTGCTCGCCTGCCCGCTGACCGACGAGACGCGCGGACTGATCGGCGCCGCCGAGTTGGAAACGCTGCCGCCAAACGCCGTCCTCGTGAACGTCGGCCGCGGCCCGCTGGTCGACACCGACGAACTGCTCTCGGCGCTTCGCAACGAGGGTCTCCACGCCGCCGCACTCGACGTGACCGACCCCGAACCGCTCCCCGAGGACCACCCGCTGTGGGGCCTCGGGAACGTCTACATCACGCCCCACAACTCCGGCTACACGCCGGCGTACTGGGAGCGCGTCGCGGACATCCTCACCCGAAACCTCGAGCGAATCGACGAGGACGGCCCCGACGCCGACCTCGAGAATCAGGTCGCCTGA
- a CDS encoding VOC family protein, producing the protein MAAIGFTHVTVYGDDLEALVDFYTEVFDMERIQAPNLGAPVRWLRFGDRQLHLVRRETDAPTYHHFALAVDDFEAVFDAAEERGCFDDALAPDGGYPLYRLPDGTVQLYLRDPAGNLLEVDRPDTSSLPSRIDAHVIDRSDTHEQSPEQADATLFLDPELLARADGRGSVDSDGEGSADSDGEGSADSDGRGSSED; encoded by the coding sequence ATGGCCGCGATCGGATTTACACACGTGACCGTTTACGGAGACGACCTTGAGGCGTTGGTCGACTTCTACACCGAGGTGTTCGACATGGAACGAATTCAGGCGCCGAACCTCGGCGCCCCCGTCAGGTGGTTGCGATTCGGCGACAGACAACTGCACCTCGTCAGGCGCGAGACGGACGCCCCGACGTACCACCACTTCGCGCTCGCCGTCGACGACTTTGAGGCGGTGTTCGACGCCGCCGAGGAGCGGGGCTGTTTCGACGACGCGCTCGCACCCGACGGCGGCTATCCGCTCTATCGATTGCCCGACGGCACCGTCCAGTTGTACCTCCGCGATCCCGCCGGGAACCTCCTCGAGGTCGACCGACCCGACACCTCGTCACTTCCTTCGCGCATCGACGCCCACGTCATCGACCGAAGCGACACCCACGAGCAGTCGCCGGAACAGGCGGACGCGACGCTCTTTCTCGACCCGGAGTTGCTCGCTCGAGCAGACGGCAGAGGGTCGGTTGATTCGGACGGCGAGGGGTCGGCTGACTCGGACGGCGAGGGGTCGGCTGACTCGGACGGCAGGGGATCGAGTGAGGACTAA
- a CDS encoding VOC family protein, translating to MDVLHTAVWIDDVDSVMEFYCEGLDLERTRDFVGDDGVTNYYVQGEAEAEIQFKHDADRNLDLEPSGIDHIAIGVDDVESTLERLVEGYDSEVVDGPRRIERSNLLIAFVTDPSGYVVELIESLDE from the coding sequence ATGGACGTGTTACACACTGCCGTGTGGATCGACGACGTGGACTCGGTGATGGAATTTTACTGCGAGGGCCTCGACCTCGAGCGGACGCGCGATTTCGTCGGCGACGACGGCGTGACGAACTACTACGTCCAGGGCGAGGCGGAGGCCGAGATCCAATTCAAACACGACGCCGACCGTAATCTCGACCTCGAGCCCTCGGGAATCGACCACATCGCGATCGGCGTCGACGACGTCGAGTCGACCCTCGAGCGACTCGTTGAGGGCTACGACAGCGAGGTGGTCGACGGCCCGCGACGGATCGAGCGCTCGAACCTGCTGATCGCGTTCGTAACCGATCCGTCGGGCTACGTCGTCGAACTCATCGAATCGTTGGACGAGTGA
- a CDS encoding MFS transporter has protein sequence MSRWRYRNTVLALCTLAFFVTMFARVAISPVVPQIIAAFEVSNTAIGAALTGMWVAYGLVQFPSGVVGDRFGERVVILTALGGTAVACLLIAGAPVFVVFVAATIVLGAFAGLHYSVATTLLSRIHDNVGTAVGIHNSGATIAGLVAPGIVTWLTVAFGWRVALASTAVVGAAAFALFYAFVEPTEPQRPSVSMREQFDFRALAELLSRPAITFMVLVAIVGEFVWQGAASFLPMFLIEHREYSSSLAAVGFSAYFVSQGFAQVGVGWVSDRFGRDLATAGCFLLGALGLALLVVGPGLAAAALGVLLLGVGMSFEAPLLPRILSRLSEAERGTGFGLIRTVYVLTASVGSLVVGFTADVFGWGVSFGLLAVLLLLVFASFVLTWVFSIDV, from the coding sequence ATGAGCCGCTGGCGATATCGCAACACGGTCCTCGCGCTCTGTACGCTCGCGTTCTTCGTGACGATGTTCGCCCGGGTCGCGATCAGCCCGGTCGTCCCGCAGATCATCGCGGCGTTCGAGGTCTCGAACACGGCGATCGGTGCCGCGCTGACGGGAATGTGGGTCGCCTACGGGCTGGTCCAGTTCCCGAGCGGCGTCGTCGGCGACCGCTTCGGCGAGCGCGTCGTCATCCTGACGGCGCTCGGCGGGACCGCCGTCGCGTGTTTGCTCATCGCCGGTGCACCCGTTTTCGTCGTGTTCGTAGCCGCGACGATCGTCCTCGGCGCGTTCGCCGGCCTCCACTACAGCGTCGCGACGACGCTCCTCTCACGCATTCACGACAACGTCGGGACGGCGGTCGGGATCCACAACTCCGGGGCGACGATCGCCGGGTTGGTCGCCCCCGGAATCGTTACGTGGCTCACCGTCGCCTTCGGTTGGCGGGTCGCGCTCGCCTCCACGGCGGTCGTCGGGGCCGCTGCATTCGCCCTCTTTTACGCGTTCGTCGAGCCGACCGAGCCCCAGCGACCGTCGGTTTCGATGCGCGAGCAGTTCGACTTCCGCGCGCTCGCCGAATTGCTCTCGCGCCCGGCGATCACGTTCATGGTCCTCGTCGCCATCGTCGGCGAGTTCGTCTGGCAGGGTGCCGCGTCGTTCCTACCGATGTTTCTCATCGAGCATCGAGAGTACTCCTCCTCGCTCGCGGCCGTCGGCTTCTCGGCGTACTTCGTCTCCCAGGGGTTTGCACAGGTCGGCGTCGGCTGGGTCTCCGATCGTTTCGGTCGCGACCTCGCGACCGCCGGGTGTTTCCTGCTCGGCGCGCTCGGTCTCGCGCTCCTCGTCGTCGGCCCGGGACTCGCGGCCGCGGCCCTCGGCGTGTTGCTCCTCGGCGTCGGCATGAGCTTCGAGGCCCCGCTGTTGCCCCGAATCCTCTCGAGGCTGTCCGAGGCCGAACGGGGCACGGGCTTCGGACTCATTCGAACGGTGTACGTGCTCACCGCCTCCGTCGGCTCGCTCGTCGTCGGGTTCACCGCAGACGTGTTCGGCTGGGGCGTCTCGTTCGGCCTCCTTGCCGTGTTACTACTGCTCGTCTTCGCGTCGTTCGTCCTCACCTGGGTGTTTTCGATCGACGTCTGA
- a CDS encoding alcohol dehydrogenase catalytic domain-containing protein, translating into MRVAALTSTELPPELEVQDRSTPEPNAGEAVVRVEAAALNHRDLWKLEDDGRLDDSDLPFVPGGDLAGIVDATGADVSSVTAGDRVVLCPLETCGVCRACRDGPENRCENYSSFDGAFAEQVVVDATRLVSLPDSVGFLKAAALPIAYTTAYRMLRRGDAGAGDRVFVPGATGGVGVAAIQLATILGAETIGTSTDEDKLAAVDALGLDHAIHTGDPDEMRERVASIGDVDITIDHLGGPYTSVGVDLLGTNGAHVLCGRTAGQFPSFDARELYFGHKRILGSTLGTQADLAQLVEFVADGRLDPVVADEFSLSETAAMLSAMRDREMVGKLVLRPQQ; encoded by the coding sequence ATGCGCGTCGCTGCACTCACGAGCACCGAACTGCCGCCCGAACTCGAGGTACAGGACCGATCAACGCCGGAACCGAACGCGGGCGAGGCGGTCGTCCGCGTCGAAGCCGCCGCGCTCAATCACCGAGACCTCTGGAAACTCGAGGACGACGGCCGACTCGACGACTCCGACCTCCCCTTCGTTCCGGGCGGCGATCTGGCGGGCATCGTCGACGCGACCGGAGCCGACGTCTCGAGCGTGACCGCCGGAGATCGGGTCGTTCTCTGCCCGCTCGAGACCTGTGGCGTCTGTCGAGCCTGTCGGGACGGCCCAGAGAACAGGTGCGAGAACTACAGCAGTTTCGACGGCGCGTTCGCCGAGCAGGTAGTGGTCGATGCGACGCGCCTCGTGTCCCTCCCCGACTCGGTCGGGTTCCTCAAGGCCGCGGCGCTACCAATTGCGTACACGACCGCCTACCGAATGCTCCGGCGAGGCGACGCCGGCGCTGGTGATCGCGTCTTCGTGCCGGGAGCGACGGGAGGCGTCGGCGTCGCGGCGATTCAACTCGCGACCATCCTGGGTGCGGAGACGATCGGCACGTCGACCGACGAGGACAAACTCGCGGCCGTCGACGCGCTCGGCCTCGATCACGCGATCCACACCGGCGACCCCGACGAAATGCGCGAGCGGGTCGCGTCGATCGGCGACGTTGACATCACCATCGACCACCTTGGCGGGCCCTACACCAGCGTCGGCGTCGATCTTCTGGGGACCAACGGAGCACACGTCCTCTGTGGCCGAACCGCGGGTCAGTTCCCGTCGTTCGACGCTCGAGAGCTCTACTTCGGGCACAAACGCATTCTGGGCAGTACGCTCGGCACGCAGGCCGACCTCGCTCAACTCGTCGAATTCGTCGCCGACGGCCGACTGGACCCGGTCGTCGCCGACGAGTTTTCCCTGAGCGAGACGGCAGCGATGCTCTCGGCGATGCGCGATCGTGAGATGGTCGGAAAACTCGTGCTTCGGCCCCAACAGTAA
- the solA gene encoding N-methyl-L-tryptophan oxidase, with protein MTRGSYDAIVLGVGGMGSAAVYHLAKRGVDVLGIERYDVPHGRGSSHGDTRIFRLTQPEHPSYVPLAERARTLWRELEAESGADLLTETGSIHAGPAGGSHVSDAVDSCEAHDLPHEVLSGSDVNERFPGYELPADHECVYQPDGGFLACERAISTHVRLAHEHGATVRARERVLEWESRESGVEVRTDRGTYDADHLVVAAGAWAANQLPLLEDALSPQRRVMCWLQPETPAQFAPDSFPVFSVDVPEGKFYGFPVADQPGFKFGRTPAQAESIDPDDWADEPTLEDEQRLRKLSANRFPNGDGPTLRLATCIVTRSLDGHFYLDTHPEYSQVSIAAGFTGHGFKFTSVVGEVLADFATDGETEHPIDVHRLGTRLA; from the coding sequence ATGACTCGAGGGTCCTACGACGCGATCGTCCTCGGCGTCGGCGGAATGGGCAGTGCGGCCGTCTATCACCTGGCCAAACGCGGCGTCGACGTGCTCGGCATCGAACGCTACGACGTTCCCCACGGGCGGGGCTCGTCTCATGGAGACACCCGAATCTTCCGGCTCACGCAGCCCGAGCACCCGTCGTACGTCCCGCTGGCGGAACGCGCGCGGACGCTCTGGCGGGAGCTGGAGGCGGAGTCCGGAGCCGATCTCCTCACCGAGACGGGGTCGATTCACGCCGGTCCCGCGGGCGGCTCGCACGTCTCGGACGCCGTCGACTCCTGCGAGGCACACGACCTCCCCCACGAGGTGCTCTCGGGGAGCGACGTGAACGAGCGATTCCCCGGATACGAACTCCCAGCGGACCACGAGTGCGTCTACCAGCCCGACGGCGGCTTCCTCGCGTGTGAGCGCGCGATTTCGACGCACGTGCGCCTCGCCCACGAACACGGCGCGACCGTCCGCGCTCGAGAGCGCGTTCTCGAGTGGGAGTCCCGCGAATCGGGCGTCGAGGTTCGAACGGACCGGGGAACCTACGACGCCGACCACCTCGTCGTCGCCGCCGGCGCGTGGGCCGCGAATCAACTCCCACTGCTCGAGGACGCCCTCTCGCCCCAACGGCGGGTGATGTGCTGGCTCCAGCCGGAAACGCCGGCGCAGTTCGCCCCCGACTCCTTCCCGGTGTTCAGCGTCGACGTGCCCGAAGGGAAGTTCTACGGCTTTCCCGTGGCCGATCAGCCGGGATTCAAGTTCGGGCGCACCCCCGCTCAGGCCGAATCGATCGACCCCGACGACTGGGCCGACGAGCCGACGCTCGAGGACGAGCAGCGACTCAGGAAGTTGTCCGCGAATCGCTTCCCGAACGGGGACGGGCCGACGCTGCGCCTCGCAACCTGCATCGTCACGCGGTCGCTCGACGGTCACTTCTACCTCGACACGCACCCGGAGTACTCGCAGGTCTCGATCGCCGCCGGCTTCACCGGCCACGGCTTCAAGTTCACCAGCGTCGTCGGCGAGGTGCTGGCCGACTTCGCCACCGACGGCGAGACCGAACACCCGATCGACGTCCACCGGTTAGGGACCCGACTGGCGTGA
- a CDS encoding aminotransferase family protein yields MAMERLDSETDSTPAAVPHWYDGDDDIPTIVDGEGVTVYDSEGTAYLDFQSQLYCVNAGHSNQQIIDAIADQLARIPYVSSGKHNDTRNELRERLLEVAPESMAQTLFSISGSEANETAVMLARAYADSSKVLTRWHSYHGATYGMASLTGDTDTRAYIEPHATTTGNAKFLPPIPEAFDAETPEELAEKAANHLEFVIRNEGPDTIAALLTEVVAGSSGAYTAPPGYFERVRELCDEYDILLIADEVITGFGRTGEWFGAQSEGIQPDLMTFAKGLTSSYVPLAGVMMNDDLAEYVAAEGFDVGQTFAGHPVGCAAALAAMDVYENGLLENTREVAPRLESRLTDLEERFDVVSSVHGRGLHWGVAFADPEDGEPFVDPRVSDEEDNPVETVLSTAGENGALFGMGRPNTQLIVSPPLCVTEDEIDQAVDALEDAIERTF; encoded by the coding sequence GGCCGTTCCCCACTGGTACGACGGGGACGACGATATTCCCACGATCGTCGACGGCGAGGGCGTCACGGTGTACGATTCGGAAGGCACGGCGTATCTGGACTTCCAATCACAGCTCTATTGCGTTAACGCGGGCCACAGTAACCAGCAGATCATCGACGCGATCGCCGACCAACTGGCTCGAATCCCCTACGTCTCCTCTGGAAAGCACAACGACACGCGAAACGAGCTTCGAGAGCGCTTGCTCGAGGTCGCCCCCGAGTCGATGGCCCAGACGCTCTTTTCGATCTCCGGCAGCGAGGCCAATGAGACGGCGGTGATGCTCGCCAGAGCGTACGCCGACTCCTCGAAGGTGCTCACCCGCTGGCACTCCTACCACGGCGCGACGTACGGCATGGCCAGTCTGACGGGCGACACCGACACGCGCGCCTACATCGAACCGCACGCGACGACGACGGGCAACGCCAAGTTCCTCCCGCCGATTCCGGAGGCGTTCGACGCCGAGACGCCCGAGGAACTCGCCGAGAAGGCGGCCAACCACCTCGAGTTCGTCATCCGAAACGAGGGGCCGGACACGATCGCCGCGCTCTTGACCGAGGTCGTCGCGGGCTCGAGCGGCGCGTACACCGCCCCGCCGGGGTACTTCGAGCGCGTTCGCGAACTCTGTGACGAGTACGACATCCTGTTGATCGCGGACGAAGTGATCACCGGCTTCGGGCGCACCGGCGAGTGGTTCGGCGCGCAATCCGAGGGCATCCAGCCCGACCTGATGACGTTCGCGAAGGGGCTCACGAGCTCCTACGTCCCGCTCGCGGGCGTGATGATGAACGACGACCTCGCAGAGTACGTCGCCGCGGAAGGCTTCGACGTGGGCCAGACGTTTGCCGGCCACCCCGTCGGCTGCGCCGCCGCACTCGCCGCGATGGACGTCTACGAGAACGGACTCCTCGAGAACACGCGCGAGGTCGCGCCACGACTCGAGTCCCGACTCACCGACCTGGAGGAGCGATTCGACGTCGTCTCGTCGGTCCACGGCCGCGGCCTCCACTGGGGCGTCGCGTTCGCCGACCCCGAGGACGGCGAGCCGTTCGTCGACCCGCGAGTGAGCGACGAGGAGGATAACCCGGTCGAGACGGTGCTCTCGACGGCCGGCGAGAACGGCGCGCTGTTCGGCATGGGCCGACCGAACACCCAGCTAATCGTCTCGCCGCCGCTTTGCGTCACCGAGGACGAGATCGATCAGGCGGTCGACGCGCTCGAGGACGCTATCGAACGCACGTTCTGA
- a CDS encoding methyltransferase family protein, whose product MTSIRTAAKTVLFTILVPGTLAVAIPQLLAKWRPHPRLPVNSSVANLVGTLSIGSGILLYLHTAHEFLAAGDGTPSPSDEPDELVTSGVYARSRNPMYVGVLLVIAGQALRRRSVSILWWAAGCWIGFHNRIIRYEEPHLAEKHGDEYEQYRDQVPRWFSRR is encoded by the coding sequence ATGACATCGATTCGCACGGCGGCAAAAACGGTGCTGTTCACGATCCTCGTCCCCGGGACGCTCGCCGTCGCGATTCCCCAACTCCTCGCGAAGTGGCGACCGCATCCGCGACTACCGGTGAACTCGAGCGTCGCCAACCTCGTCGGAACGCTCTCGATCGGTTCAGGAATTTTGTTGTACCTGCACACCGCCCACGAGTTCCTCGCGGCGGGTGACGGAACGCCGTCGCCGAGCGACGAGCCCGACGAACTGGTTACGAGCGGCGTCTACGCTCGATCTCGGAACCCGATGTACGTCGGCGTCCTCCTCGTGATCGCCGGGCAGGCGCTTCGACGCCGATCCGTCTCGATTCTTTGGTGGGCCGCCGGCTGCTGGATCGGGTTCCACAACAGAATCATCCGGTACGAGGAGCCACACCTGGCCGAAAAACACGGCGACGAGTACGAGCAGTATCGAGACCAGGTTCCTCGGTGGTTTTCGCGGCGGTGA